A DNA window from Lujinxingia litoralis contains the following coding sequences:
- a CDS encoding YggS family pyridoxal phosphate-dependent enzyme, giving the protein MSGAESKELEAMKARLADVERRIEAACERAGRERADVTLIAVSKTHSLEAIQALQTLGVRDFGESYVQEWEGKAEALSDAIRWHFIGGLQSNKARFVTGRVALIHSVDRKSLIKALARRSEELVEVLLQVNISGEESKGGVEPGDVASLYESAVARSGLRVRGLMGMAPYADDPEEARPYFRRLRECFDVLRAFVADSFPDEEASLTELSMGMSGDFEVAIEEGATLIRVGSALFGERIYDA; this is encoded by the coding sequence ATGAGTGGCGCGGAGTCGAAGGAGCTCGAGGCGATGAAGGCGCGGCTGGCAGATGTGGAGCGTCGCATCGAGGCGGCGTGTGAACGCGCCGGTCGCGAGCGCGCTGACGTGACGCTGATCGCGGTGAGCAAGACGCACTCGCTGGAAGCGATCCAGGCGTTGCAAACTCTCGGGGTGCGCGACTTCGGGGAGTCGTATGTTCAGGAGTGGGAGGGCAAGGCCGAGGCGCTGAGCGATGCGATTCGCTGGCACTTCATTGGTGGATTGCAATCCAACAAAGCCCGCTTCGTGACCGGACGCGTGGCGTTGATACATTCAGTGGACCGAAAAAGTCTGATCAAGGCGCTGGCCCGTCGCTCCGAAGAGCTTGTGGAGGTGCTGCTCCAGGTCAATATCAGTGGGGAAGAGAGTAAGGGCGGGGTGGAACCCGGGGATGTGGCGTCGCTCTACGAGAGCGCAGTGGCTCGAAGCGGATTACGGGTGCGTGGGCTGATGGGGATGGCGCCTTACGCCGACGACCCCGAAGAGGCGCGGCCCTACTTCCGGAGACTTCGCGAGTGTTTTGATGTGCTGCGAGCCTTCGTGGCGGACTCCTTCCCCGATGAAGAAGCGTCATTGACCGAACTTTCGATGGGGATGTCGGGCGATTTTGAAGTCGCGATTGAGGAAGGGGCAACCCTGATCCGGGTGGGCAGCGCGCTTTTTGGTGAAAGGATTTACGATGCGTGA
- a CDS encoding DivIVA domain-containing protein, producing the protein MFKFSADDIANQSFQTKFRGYDPDQVHEFLQGLAREWRQVQEAVRRMQDEVDEQTRELRDYRRRERSLVEALEMARQVAEEIRHQADRDAELVLADTELKAERMLTRAEQKVGQLRSEMLDLHQQRVRFQSELKHMVESYASMIAHFEERAQGMEMLPPIPGHAPSPVAPRSDTASEERSLAEEVEDDAVVEDRPRRLTSPGMMAGSATNH; encoded by the coding sequence ATGTTCAAGTTCAGCGCCGATGATATCGCCAACCAGAGCTTTCAGACGAAGTTCCGGGGCTACGATCCAGACCAGGTGCACGAGTTCTTGCAGGGGCTGGCCCGGGAGTGGCGTCAGGTCCAGGAGGCTGTGCGTCGGATGCAGGATGAGGTCGATGAACAGACCCGGGAGCTGCGCGACTATCGCCGCCGGGAGCGTAGTCTCGTCGAAGCACTGGAAATGGCCCGGCAGGTTGCCGAGGAGATCCGCCATCAGGCCGACCGTGATGCGGAGCTGGTGCTGGCGGACACCGAACTCAAAGCTGAGCGCATGCTCACGCGCGCCGAACAAAAGGTGGGGCAGCTGCGCTCGGAGATGCTCGACCTGCACCAACAGCGCGTGCGCTTCCAGAGCGAGCTCAAACATATGGTGGAGAGCTACGCGTCGATGATTGCGCACTTCGAAGAGCGGGCGCAGGGGATGGAGATGTTGCCCCCCATCCCCGGACACGCCCCAAGCCCGGTGGCACCGCGGTCCGATACGGCGTCAGAGGAGCGCTCTTTGGCGGAGGAAGTGGAGGATGACGCGGTTGTTGAAGATCGTCCGCGCCGGCTGACGTCGCCGGGGATGATGGCAGGCTCGGCCACCAATCATTGA
- a CDS encoding SDR family oxidoreductase, with the protein MGTLPELRGKVALVTGASRGIGRACAELLAQAGMTVYACARSEEALQALAAACPGVLPYPLDLRDEDAVRALASDLGAAHGKLDLLVNNAGILGPRAALDATGADALRNVLEINVVGAFNVLSACYPVLKAADDARVINLSSSVGRKGRAQWGAYSISKFALEGLSEIAADELGNDAIVVTLNPGGTATDMRAEAYPDEDPTTLPSAQAVAQTILLLARQLRPQHNGGRFSARSLFELAAREPKTPVALPQD; encoded by the coding sequence ATGGGGACGCTGCCCGAACTCCGGGGGAAGGTCGCACTCGTCACCGGTGCAAGCCGGGGCATCGGGCGCGCCTGCGCAGAACTGCTGGCTCAGGCCGGTATGACCGTCTATGCCTGCGCCCGATCCGAAGAAGCACTGCAGGCGCTGGCAGCTGCGTGCCCCGGCGTGCTCCCGTATCCCCTTGATCTGCGGGACGAGGACGCTGTTCGCGCACTGGCCAGTGACCTCGGGGCGGCTCACGGAAAGCTCGACCTTCTGGTGAATAATGCCGGGATTTTGGGCCCCCGGGCTGCACTGGACGCGACCGGGGCCGACGCGCTGCGTAACGTGCTCGAGATCAATGTGGTCGGTGCCTTTAACGTGCTCAGCGCCTGCTATCCAGTGTTGAAAGCCGCGGATGACGCCCGGGTGATCAACCTCTCCTCCAGTGTGGGACGAAAAGGTCGCGCACAATGGGGCGCGTACTCAATCTCGAAGTTCGCCCTGGAAGGGCTCAGTGAGATCGCGGCCGATGAACTCGGGAATGACGCGATTGTGGTCACGCTGAACCCCGGGGGCACCGCCACCGATATGCGAGCCGAAGCCTATCCGGATGAAGATCCGACCACGCTCCCCTCGGCTCAAGCTGTCGCGCAGACGATCCTTCTGCTCGCCAGACAACTCCGCCCCCAACACAACGGTGGCAGGTTCAGTGCTCGCTCCCTCTTCGAACTCGCCGCGCGCGAGCCGAAAACGCCAGTCGCGCTTCCGCAAGACTGA
- the proC gene encoding pyrroline-5-carboxylate reductase produces the protein MRDEKVESPATEGETSTESAVAERSFDRRLADYLVVLMGCGKMGRALAEGWVDSGMLDPRRLVCLDAHEKAAQNLADDLNAREAIPEIELDEDQQPIRRPRLYVIAVKPGDVRAVLEARQEEFTDEDTVISVAAGIKIAAMRRAAGPLPGMVRAMPNTPALVGAGVTGVMGDGTVDMGAVDALFEAVGKVVRLRDEEHFHALTAISGSGPAYIFTAVEALADGGVFMGLDRKTAIELASGVMEGAARLAQERSYVHTAELKDQVASPGGTTIAALVALEEHGFRHALIRAVEAAARRSAELSAEVSERRIEDEGPIA, from the coding sequence ATGCGTGATGAAAAGGTTGAGAGCCCGGCGACTGAGGGCGAGACGTCGACGGAGAGCGCGGTCGCTGAGCGCAGTTTTGACCGGCGCCTGGCGGACTACCTGGTGGTCTTGATGGGCTGCGGCAAGATGGGGCGCGCGCTGGCCGAAGGCTGGGTTGACAGCGGGATGCTCGATCCTCGCCGGCTGGTGTGCCTCGACGCGCATGAGAAGGCGGCGCAAAACCTCGCCGACGATCTTAACGCCCGCGAAGCTATCCCCGAGATTGAGCTCGATGAGGATCAACAGCCCATTCGCCGTCCTCGCCTGTACGTGATCGCGGTGAAGCCGGGTGATGTGCGGGCGGTGCTTGAGGCGCGCCAGGAAGAGTTTACCGATGAGGATACGGTGATCTCGGTTGCGGCGGGGATTAAGATCGCGGCGATGCGCCGCGCCGCAGGTCCCCTGCCCGGGATGGTCCGGGCGATGCCCAATACGCCGGCGTTGGTCGGTGCGGGAGTGACCGGTGTGATGGGTGACGGCACCGTCGATATGGGGGCGGTCGATGCGCTCTTTGAAGCCGTGGGGAAAGTGGTGCGCCTGCGAGATGAGGAGCACTTCCACGCGCTTACCGCCATCAGCGGGAGCGGGCCGGCCTACATCTTCACCGCGGTGGAGGCGCTGGCCGATGGAGGGGTGTTCATGGGGCTCGATCGCAAAACTGCGATCGAACTCGCCAGCGGGGTGATGGAGGGGGCGGCACGCCTGGCTCAGGAGCGAAGTTATGTGCACACGGCCGAGCTTAAGGACCAGGTCGCCAGCCCCGGAGGTACCACCATCGCGGCGCTGGTGGCTCTCGAAGAGCACGGCTTTCGCCACGCGTTGATTCGCGCGGTCGAGGCTGCCGCTCGCCGCAGCGCCGAGCTGAGCGCCGAGGTCTCGGAGCGCCGAATCGAAGATGAAGGCCCGATTGCTTAG
- a CDS encoding Maf family protein has product MDMITATSPQVVLASGSPRRLELMERLGFEPLVYKSDIEEVRGADESPEAYTLRLAREKGAAVAEALADRRDLPGWVLSADTIVVFEGDVLEKPVDAADAEAMLRRMAGKRHEVVTAYCWTWRAPGQPASARVQEARAVRADVWMRELSEEHIVRYVASGEPMDKAGSYGIQDLGGALVRRIEGSYFCVVGLPVCEVVETLEALGGLKGFPL; this is encoded by the coding sequence ATGGACATGATCACCGCCACATCGCCGCAGGTTGTACTCGCCAGTGGCTCACCCCGTCGTCTGGAGTTGATGGAGCGACTGGGCTTTGAACCGCTGGTGTACAAAAGCGACATCGAGGAGGTCCGCGGTGCCGATGAGTCGCCCGAAGCATATACTCTGCGCCTGGCTCGCGAAAAGGGAGCAGCCGTGGCGGAGGCGTTAGCTGATCGGCGCGATCTTCCCGGGTGGGTGCTCTCGGCCGACACGATCGTCGTGTTTGAGGGCGACGTGCTGGAGAAACCAGTGGACGCCGCCGACGCTGAAGCTATGCTCCGGCGGATGGCCGGGAAGCGTCACGAGGTGGTGACGGCGTATTGCTGGACCTGGCGCGCGCCGGGACAGCCGGCAAGCGCGCGGGTGCAGGAGGCCCGGGCAGTGCGCGCGGATGTCTGGATGCGCGAGCTCAGTGAAGAGCATATCGTTCGCTATGTGGCCAGCGGTGAGCCGATGGATAAGGCGGGGAGCTACGGGATTCAGGACCTGGGGGGAGCGTTGGTACGACGCATCGAGGGCTCGTACTTCTGTGTCGTGGGGCTACCGGTCTGCGAGGTCGTGGAGACCCTGGAGGCGCTGGGCGGCTTAAAGGGGTTCCCGCTATGA
- a CDS encoding HEAT repeat domain-containing protein — MPYRPPGPRTPGLPHALWLSVLITSTTLAPVDAGAQAPPPERNLRFTEELKLQRGSLPLSLSVYQRAYAEERIWNVELASGAGRTSAICRTTLPEDVGQSFYRFDVQTRELDGQGHALLLQALADEGRGPLDPPVFQIAMWMKPSGSPSGWSCGVIGRGEFTRLDGGSSMAFRSLELDDDQTPTLALVRSGTSRGARFCGLQREEDRGFEVFDPSQGRFVAGDRIDLRTDDAIPLDATLPPRPLHAPMTTNVFSWTLATSDVRGAPVGGLPARPISLGDGDLMTAWIEGSGDGGAGEYVSANVTTAVPVRALRLFPGHGRSPDHFEGYARPTELLIGLSDGLRFNVNIPSLSQKTLFEAGGLLISFPEPVYTNCLSAMILASEPGTMARGPEAERRRLGRSVAIAELTPITSIDAESEADTARNIVREVTLEPRTPRRDQLSRMTGRLPDATIAAVAEVLATDDAQARDRVVPMLATLPSASAVPLLVNHLGELRPEAADYRATQRALAAHGNVAAGQLINLLERLDPAERHYVDVVRLIGRLGSREQLEQLIAGFGQGPDRLRRERARAVAGGGLPMLPRLFAAVDANLNRPAGDDALNALGLIARRNLDQEPAQNVDGVDVLRRVAEASQVRRHRLRAIDALRFFLHPEGVSLLADNLLASDPDPLIRAAAAEALVNYPGDRPRHALEHALQDPSPDVRIAAIGALAGRYDAEQATPSVIAYVSREQWHTGLHRALGLLAASHHPEALPFLETTILATPNSEQAPIALRALRNQERPLSRSAIDELLILPGLRPSVLRQLVSMLGLIDEPGVEYELISIAQATHLSVTTTSTDDPSLADELRRQALFALGARRNEPARDFLLTFVEDDTGPEDLRVVALRALAFFADPLVQERLQAMASGLPLPLRPQLRDTLRQIQGRLAIDTASDDLDQLRESMEQRQQERHNAPPTTDPAGR, encoded by the coding sequence ATGCCTTACCGGCCTCCTGGTCCCCGCACGCCGGGCCTTCCTCATGCCCTGTGGCTCAGCGTCCTGATAACTTCCACCACCCTGGCGCCCGTTGACGCCGGAGCCCAGGCCCCTCCTCCTGAACGCAATCTACGCTTCACCGAGGAACTTAAACTCCAGCGCGGCAGCCTTCCGCTTTCGCTCAGCGTCTACCAACGCGCCTACGCCGAGGAACGCATCTGGAACGTGGAGTTGGCCAGCGGCGCAGGACGCACCTCGGCGATCTGCCGCACGACCTTGCCCGAGGATGTCGGCCAGAGCTTCTACCGCTTCGATGTTCAAACCCGAGAACTCGACGGCCAGGGACACGCGCTCCTGCTCCAGGCCCTCGCCGATGAGGGCCGAGGACCGCTGGATCCTCCGGTCTTTCAAATCGCCATGTGGATGAAGCCCTCCGGCTCCCCTTCCGGCTGGAGTTGTGGGGTAATCGGCCGCGGTGAATTCACGCGCCTCGACGGTGGCTCATCCATGGCGTTTCGCTCCCTTGAGCTCGATGACGACCAGACGCCGACCCTCGCGCTGGTTCGCAGTGGCACCTCTCGCGGTGCACGCTTTTGCGGGCTGCAACGCGAGGAAGATCGAGGCTTTGAAGTCTTCGACCCCTCTCAGGGCCGCTTTGTCGCCGGCGACCGCATCGATCTCCGTACCGATGACGCAATCCCCTTGGACGCTACGCTCCCTCCACGCCCTCTCCACGCCCCGATGACCACCAACGTGTTTAGCTGGACGCTCGCCACCAGCGACGTACGCGGCGCTCCGGTAGGCGGGCTGCCCGCGCGGCCGATCTCACTGGGCGACGGCGACCTGATGACCGCCTGGATCGAAGGCAGCGGCGACGGTGGCGCCGGAGAATACGTCAGCGCCAACGTCACCACCGCGGTGCCCGTCCGTGCGCTGCGACTCTTCCCCGGCCACGGGCGCTCGCCAGACCATTTCGAAGGCTACGCTCGCCCCACCGAACTGCTGATCGGACTCAGCGACGGCCTGCGCTTCAACGTTAACATCCCCTCGCTCTCTCAGAAGACCCTCTTCGAGGCCGGCGGGCTCCTGATCTCCTTTCCCGAACCCGTCTACACCAACTGCCTCTCGGCGATGATCCTCGCCTCGGAACCCGGCACCATGGCCCGCGGCCCCGAAGCCGAACGTCGGCGCCTGGGCCGCTCGGTCGCCATCGCCGAACTCACCCCGATCACCAGCATCGACGCCGAGAGCGAAGCCGACACCGCGCGAAACATCGTACGCGAAGTCACGCTTGAGCCCCGCACCCCACGCCGCGATCAACTCTCACGCATGACCGGACGACTCCCCGACGCCACCATCGCCGCCGTGGCCGAAGTGCTCGCCACCGACGATGCGCAGGCCCGGGATCGCGTCGTTCCCATGCTCGCCACGCTGCCCTCGGCAAGCGCCGTCCCCCTGCTCGTCAACCATCTTGGCGAACTCCGCCCCGAGGCTGCCGACTACCGCGCCACCCAACGCGCCCTGGCGGCACATGGCAACGTGGCGGCCGGCCAGCTCATCAACCTCCTTGAGCGCCTCGACCCCGCCGAACGCCACTACGTCGACGTCGTACGACTCATCGGACGGCTGGGCTCCCGGGAGCAACTCGAGCAACTGATCGCCGGATTCGGTCAGGGCCCCGACCGACTTCGCCGAGAACGAGCACGCGCGGTCGCTGGCGGCGGCCTCCCCATGCTGCCACGCCTCTTCGCCGCGGTGGACGCCAACCTCAATCGCCCCGCCGGCGACGACGCGCTCAACGCACTGGGCCTCATCGCTCGCCGCAACCTGGATCAAGAGCCCGCGCAGAATGTCGACGGCGTCGATGTCCTGCGTCGCGTCGCCGAAGCCAGCCAGGTTCGCCGACATCGCCTGCGCGCTATCGACGCCCTCAGGTTCTTCCTGCACCCTGAAGGGGTTTCCCTTCTTGCCGACAACCTGCTCGCCAGCGATCCCGATCCCCTTATCCGCGCGGCAGCCGCCGAAGCCCTCGTGAACTACCCCGGTGACCGCCCGCGCCACGCGCTCGAACATGCCCTCCAAGACCCCTCGCCCGACGTTCGTATCGCCGCCATCGGTGCACTCGCCGGGCGATACGACGCCGAACAGGCAACCCCCTCGGTGATCGCGTACGTGTCGCGCGAACAATGGCACACCGGACTCCACCGCGCCCTGGGCCTGCTCGCGGCCTCCCATCACCCCGAGGCGCTCCCCTTCCTCGAAACAACCATCCTCGCCACGCCCAACTCCGAACAGGCCCCCATCGCCCTACGGGCCCTGCGCAACCAGGAGCGCCCCCTCTCCCGGTCCGCCATCGACGAGCTCCTCATCCTCCCCGGCTTGCGGCCATCCGTGCTCCGCCAACTCGTCAGCATGCTGGGCCTGATCGATGAACCCGGTGTCGAATATGAACTCATCAGCATCGCTCAGGCCACCCACCTCAGTGTCACGACCACCTCCACCGACGATCCCTCACTCGCCGACGAACTGCGACGCCAGGCCCTCTTCGCCCTGGGCGCGCGCCGCAACGAACCCGCGCGTGACTTCCTGCTGACCTTTGTCGAGGACGATACCGGCCCCGAAGACCTTCGGGTCGTCGCGCTGCGCGCCCTGGCCTTCTTTGCCGATCCCCTGGTCCAGGAACGTCTCCAGGCGATGGCCTCCGGCCTGCCCCTCCCCCTTCGCCCTCAACTCCGCGATACCCTGCGTCAGATCCAGGGAAGACTCGCCATCGACACCGCCTCCGACGACCTCGATCAGCTCCGAGAGTCCATGGAACAACGTCAACAGGAGCGCCACAACGCCCCGCCAACCACCGATCCCGCCGGACGTTGA
- the rarD gene encoding EamA family transporter RarD codes for MNNSDNTLRSGLGFALGAYLMWGFFPIYWKLLEHVPAMQILAHRMVWSLGFVALILGVRNRWAWVRELTPRALLTYLAASLFLAFNWGMYIWAVNAGYIVETALGYFINPLFNVVIGAIWLGERPRRVQWMAIGLAALGVVYLAVIYGQVPLIALSLASSFAIYGLIKKKAHQGAIEGVALESALLFLPALAFLVFWEWKGQGHLLTGSLSTQLLLIGGGAATMMPLLFFAAAVRRLSLTVIGVMQYIGPTIQFLIGVFIFHEPLTLTRLVGFLFIWAGLLVFTAEGLFQTRRTRRRRILPPGTP; via the coding sequence ATGAACAACTCCGATAACACTCTGCGCAGCGGTCTGGGCTTTGCCCTGGGCGCTTATCTAATGTGGGGCTTCTTCCCCATCTACTGGAAGCTCCTGGAACACGTGCCGGCCATGCAGATCCTGGCCCATCGCATGGTGTGGTCACTGGGGTTTGTCGCCCTCATACTCGGCGTGCGAAACCGCTGGGCCTGGGTGCGCGAACTCACCCCGCGCGCGCTCCTGACCTACCTGGCAGCCTCCCTCTTTCTGGCCTTCAACTGGGGGATGTACATCTGGGCGGTCAACGCCGGCTACATCGTCGAAACCGCCCTGGGCTACTTCATCAACCCCCTGTTCAATGTCGTCATCGGCGCCATCTGGCTCGGCGAACGCCCCCGGCGCGTCCAGTGGATGGCCATCGGCCTGGCCGCCCTGGGCGTCGTGTATCTCGCCGTGATTTACGGACAGGTCCCCCTGATCGCACTGAGCCTGGCGAGCTCGTTCGCCATCTACGGCCTGATCAAGAAGAAAGCACACCAGGGCGCCATCGAAGGCGTCGCCCTGGAAAGCGCCCTGCTCTTTCTCCCCGCGCTGGCCTTCCTCGTCTTCTGGGAATGGAAAGGCCAGGGACACCTGCTCACCGGCTCGCTAAGCACCCAACTCCTGCTCATCGGCGGCGGTGCAGCCACCATGATGCCCCTCCTCTTCTTCGCCGCCGCCGTGCGCCGCCTCTCCCTCACCGTCATCGGGGTCATGCAGTACATCGGACCCACCATCCAGTTCCTGATCGGTGTCTTCATCTTCCACGAACCCCTGACCCTCACTCGCCTCGTAGGCTTCCTCTTCATCTGGGCCGGTCTCCTCGTATTCACTGCCGAAGGCCTCTTCCAAACTCGCCGTACCCGCAGGCGACGCATCCTCCCCCCGGGTACGCCCTGA
- the moeB gene encoding molybdopterin-synthase adenylyltransferase MoeB → MVATFDELIERVKANIVETDTHAVRALQTSDDPTVIIDVREREEFVDGHIEGAEFIPRGQLDLKIESAVPNRDTPIVLYCAGGTRSALATRSLQELGYTNVKSMSGGFTAWKRSGFPVHIAKTMSPEQLSRYSRHLIIPEIGEKGQRKLLDSRVLLLGAGGLGSPAAMYLAAAGVGTIGLIDSDVVDRSNLQRQILHTDESVGTPKVESARARINALNPDVEVKTYDTWLSSENVLEIFEGYDVVVDGGDNFATRYLVNDACVRLGIPNVHGSVYRFEGQVTSFVPHQGPCYRCLYPEPPPPELAPSCQEAGVLGVLPGVIGILQAIEVIKLLVDVGEPLAGRLLTFDGLKSQFRELKLRRDPECSMCGEHAEWNGFIDYEVFCSVS, encoded by the coding sequence ATCGTGGCTACATTTGACGAGCTCATTGAGCGCGTAAAAGCAAACATTGTCGAAACTGATACCCACGCCGTACGCGCGCTGCAGACCTCGGATGATCCCACGGTGATCATCGACGTTCGCGAGCGCGAAGAGTTCGTCGACGGCCATATCGAAGGCGCCGAGTTCATCCCCCGTGGTCAACTCGACCTCAAGATCGAGAGCGCCGTCCCCAACCGCGACACCCCGATCGTGCTCTACTGCGCCGGTGGCACCCGCTCCGCCCTGGCCACCCGCTCGCTCCAGGAACTGGGCTACACCAACGTCAAGTCGATGAGCGGTGGTTTCACCGCCTGGAAACGCTCGGGCTTCCCCGTTCACATCGCCAAGACGATGTCTCCGGAGCAACTCTCCCGCTACAGCCGCCATCTGATCATCCCGGAGATCGGTGAAAAGGGCCAACGCAAGCTCCTCGACTCCCGTGTCCTCCTCCTCGGTGCCGGTGGACTCGGGAGCCCCGCCGCCATGTACCTCGCCGCAGCCGGTGTCGGCACGATTGGACTCATCGACAGCGACGTCGTGGACCGCTCCAACCTCCAGCGCCAGATCCTCCACACCGACGAGAGCGTCGGCACGCCCAAGGTCGAGTCCGCCCGCGCTCGCATCAACGCCCTCAACCCCGATGTCGAGGTCAAAACCTACGACACCTGGCTCAGCAGCGAAAACGTGCTCGAGATCTTTGAGGGCTATGACGTGGTCGTCGACGGGGGCGATAACTTCGCGACCCGTTACCTGGTCAATGACGCCTGCGTGCGCCTGGGCATCCCCAACGTGCACGGCTCCGTCTACCGCTTCGAAGGTCAGGTCACCTCCTTCGTGCCCCATCAGGGCCCCTGCTACCGCTGCCTTTACCCCGAACCCCCGCCCCCCGAACTCGCTCCCAGCTGCCAGGAAGCCGGCGTGCTCGGCGTCCTCCCCGGCGTCATCGGCATCCTGCAGGCCATCGAAGTCATCAAACTCCTGGTCGACGTCGGAGAACCCCTGGCCGGACGCCTGCTCACCTTCGATGGACTCAAGTCGCAGTTCCGTGAACTCAAGCTGCGACGTGACCCCGAATGCTCCATGTGCGGGGAACACGCCGAGTGGAACGGCTTCATCGATTACGAAGTCTTCTGCTCCGTGAGCTAA
- a CDS encoding peptidase MA family metallohydrolase gives MSFLRSVCVGLLLVVFLLSAAPASALGMPGMVSRPGEQAALTYHYPERFEPAIAHLDGDADLLVAALERRLGLETMANIDVYLLHDMNTYFEWQGAEYRPSSWAVGLSLSDRSTVLVRHGVGSAGEPIDIKKTFVHELAHVAVDRARQGQHVPRWFNEGFAVLHAEEWTPERSDTLTRAASTGSVMPLASLDRYFPPHHQSVSLAYAQSFHFVRYLEQRFGDDLFAEMMARVREGVPFHQALEQASGHSLAALERQWRDELEEGVSFWAILGDANGLFFGATLFFLVAFGVRVVRRRRQARMLAEDDDPGAWDYDPALYPLPGQER, from the coding sequence GTGTCATTTCTGCGCTCAGTCTGTGTCGGGCTCCTTCTCGTTGTCTTCCTCCTGAGCGCAGCGCCGGCCTCGGCCCTGGGAATGCCCGGGATGGTCAGTCGCCCTGGAGAGCAGGCAGCGCTGACCTACCACTATCCGGAACGTTTTGAGCCGGCGATCGCCCATCTCGATGGCGACGCCGACCTGTTGGTTGCGGCTCTGGAGCGCCGGCTTGGCCTGGAGACGATGGCCAACATCGACGTGTACCTGCTGCACGATATGAACACGTATTTTGAGTGGCAGGGGGCCGAGTATCGCCCTTCGAGCTGGGCGGTCGGGCTCTCGCTCAGCGATCGATCCACAGTGCTTGTTCGGCACGGGGTAGGGTCGGCCGGGGAGCCGATCGACATCAAAAAGACCTTTGTCCACGAGCTTGCACACGTTGCGGTTGACCGGGCGCGTCAGGGCCAGCACGTGCCCCGCTGGTTCAACGAGGGCTTTGCTGTGTTGCACGCCGAGGAGTGGACTCCCGAGCGAAGCGATACGCTGACTCGCGCCGCGTCGACGGGCAGTGTGATGCCGCTGGCATCGCTCGATCGCTACTTCCCCCCGCATCATCAGTCGGTGTCTCTGGCGTACGCCCAGAGCTTTCACTTTGTACGCTACCTTGAGCAGCGTTTCGGTGACGACCTTTTCGCCGAGATGATGGCCCGGGTGCGTGAGGGAGTACCGTTTCATCAGGCGTTGGAGCAGGCCAGCGGTCATTCGTTGGCAGCGCTGGAGCGCCAATGGCGTGATGAGTTGGAGGAGGGGGTTTCGTTCTGGGCGATCCTTGGCGACGCCAACGGGCTATTTTTTGGCGCCACCCTGTTTTTCCTTGTAGCGTTTGGGGTGCGCGTGGTGCGCAGGCGCCGTCAGGCCCGGATGTTGGCCGAGGACGACGACCCCGGGGCGTGGGATTACGACCCCGCGCTCTATCCGCTGCCAGGTCAGGAGCGATGA
- a CDS encoding DUF72 domain-containing protein, whose translation MVQEQGRVLIGTSGWAYDDWDGVFYPGDISGTERLTHYATRFNTVEIDSTFYAIPARGTVQGWYQRTPDDFVFSAKFPRSVTHEARLVHASDDAMRFVETMSELAEKLGALVLQLPPAMKVDAIDDLERFFEGLPDGYAYAVEVRDRSWLRDEFADLLKRWRVALVLTDGQYLERFWRVTSQICYIRWLGRWRAFEHFDRVQADRSEELAWWVPRIRHFVEHGGTVLGYVNNNYTGHSPATAEELVHMLEPASRR comes from the coding sequence ATGGTCCAGGAGCAGGGACGAGTGTTAATCGGAACCTCGGGGTGGGCCTACGATGACTGGGATGGTGTGTTTTACCCCGGCGATATCAGCGGCACCGAACGACTGACCCACTACGCCACCCGCTTCAATACCGTGGAGATCGACTCCACCTTCTACGCCATTCCCGCGCGCGGTACCGTACAGGGCTGGTACCAGCGTACGCCGGATGACTTTGTGTTCTCGGCGAAGTTTCCCCGCTCGGTGACCCACGAGGCGCGGCTGGTACACGCCAGCGACGATGCGATGCGCTTTGTCGAAACGATGAGTGAACTCGCGGAAAAGCTCGGTGCCCTGGTCTTGCAGCTCCCGCCCGCGATGAAAGTCGATGCAATCGATGACCTGGAGCGCTTCTTCGAAGGCCTCCCCGATGGCTACGCCTATGCGGTGGAGGTGAGGGACCGCTCCTGGCTCCGAGACGAGTTCGCGGACCTGCTTAAACGCTGGCGCGTCGCGTTGGTGCTGACCGATGGGCAATACCTGGAACGCTTCTGGAGGGTCACCTCCCAGATCTGCTACATCCGGTGGCTGGGACGCTGGCGCGCCTTCGAACACTTCGATCGGGTTCAGGCCGACCGCAGCGAGGAACTCGCCTGGTGGGTGCCGCGCATTCGTCATTTCGTGGAGCACGGCGGTACCGTGCTCGGATATGTGAACAACAACTACACGGGCCACTCTCCTGCGACCGCAGAGGAGCTGGTTCACATGCTGGAGCCCGCATCGCGTCGATGA